Proteins encoded by one window of Arachis hypogaea cultivar Tifrunner chromosome 1, arahy.Tifrunner.gnm2.J5K5, whole genome shotgun sequence:
- the LOC112706004 gene encoding O-fucosyltransferase 15, producing MVSASDGLPVPDRCGPIATRSASFNGIYSSSSPPTPRSRQSSPVHSSRVGPSHPFSSRRSRSQFPWYRRKRLKVVMALVALLGSLFLVNWIMLARLQHDAPNPPVSKSAAKLSIRSSVSLSVSVQGKGKKPHKGYQRMLALAAHALAEDKREPKDLWQEPLAPASNWRPCSYLRNWEPNEGKNGYILVTANGGINQQRVAVCNAVVVARLLNSTLVIPKFMYSSVWRDVSQFSDIYQEELFINYLTPDIRIVRELPKELQSLDLEAIGSVVTDVDMVKEAKPSFYLKNILPIILKNQVVHFVGFGNRLAFDPIPFELQRLRCRCNFHALQFVPRIQETGALLLKRLRKHEGLIGPLDRYLLGPFADSVEENGNNVKKASKYLAIHLRFEIDMVSHSLCEFGGGEEERKELDAYREIHFPALAQLKRTTKLPSPSELRAEGLCPLTPEEAVLMLAGLGFNRKTHVFVAGSNLYGGRSRLVALTSLYPKLVTKENLLSAAELEPFANYSSQLAALDFIGCTASDAFAMTDSGSQLSSLVSGYRIYYGGGRMPTIRPNKRRLASIFMKNSTIEWRVFEQRVRKAIRQTKHVQTRPKARSVYRYPRCKECMCSTD from the exons ATGGTGTCCGCATCCGACGGCCTTCCAGTTCCAGATCGGTGCGGACCCATCGCCACCCGTTCCGCCTCCTTCAACGGTATTTATTCCTCCTCATCCCCCCCTACCCCCCGGAGCCGCCAATCGTCGCCAGTTCACTCGTCGAGGGTGGGCCCCAGTCACCCCTTCAGCTCCCGCAGAAGCAGATCCCAATTTCCATGGTACCGACGGAAACGCCTCAAAGTAGTTATGGCACTTGTTGCTTTGCTAGGTTCCTTATTCCTTGTGAACTGGATTATGCTCGCAAGGCTTCAACATGACGCACCAAATCCTCCTGTTTCTAAATCTGCTGCCAAGTTATCCATCCGTTCCTCTGTTTCCCTTTCAGTTTCGGTTCAG GGTAAAGGGAAAAAACCACACAAGGGATATCAAAGGATGCTGGCTTTGGCTGCCCATGCCTTGGCAGAG GATAAACGAGAACCAAAGGATTTGTGGCAGGAACCTTTGGCTCCTGCATCTAATTGGAGACCTTGTTCTTATCTGCGTAATTGGGAACCTAATG AAGGAAAGAATGGATACATTTTGGTTACTGCAAATGGTGGGATCAATCAACAGCGGGTTGCT GTTTGCAATGCTGTTGTTGTGGCACGATTACTAAATTCAACTTTGGTCATTCCCAAATTTATGTACAGTAGTGTATGGAGAGATGTGAG TCAATTCAGCGATATCTATCAAGAGGAGCTTTTTATTAACTACTTGACTCCTGATATTCGGATAGTGCGTGAACTTCCCAAGGAACTGCAGTCTTTGGACTTGGAGGCAATTGGTAGTGTT GTGACAGATGTTGACATGGTAAAGGAGGCAAAGCCTAGCTTTTACTTGAAAAACATCCTACCTATTATACTTAAAAATCAAGTAGTTCACTTTGTTGGATTTGGGAATCGCCTTGCATTTGACCCAATACCATTTGAACTTCAG AGACTTCGTTGCAGATGTAACTTTCATGCGCTGCAATTTGTTCCCAGAATACAAGAAACTGGTGCTTTGCTTCTTAAAAGATTACGCAAACATGAAGGTCTTATTGGACCATTGGACCGTTATCTTCTTGGTCCATTTGCAGATTCAGTTGAGGAAAATGGAAATAATGTCAAGAAAGCATCAAAATACCTAGCTATACATCTCAGATTTGAAATTGACATGGTTTCCCATTCTTTATGTGAATTTGGGggaggtgaagaagagaggaaaGAATTGGATGCATATCGTGAAATTCATTTCCCTGCATTGGCACAGTTGAAGAGGACTACAAA ATTGCCTTCTCCCTCAGAGCTCAGGGCCGAAGGCCTATGTCCTTTGACACCGGAAGAAGCAGTCCTTATGCTTGCTGGTCTTGGTTTCAACCGCAAGACACATGTATTTGTAGCTGGATCTAATTTATATGGAGGTCGCTCACGGTTGGTTGCTTTGACCAGCTTGTACCCTAAATTAGTCACTAAGGAGAACTTGCTTTCTGCTGCCGAACTTGAACCCTTTGCAAATTATTCATCTCAG TTAGCAGCACTGGACTTCATAGGATGCACTGCTTCTGATGCATTTGCCATGACCGATTCGGGTAGTCAGTTGTCATCTTTGGTGTCCGGGTATCGAATATATTATGGAGGAGGAAGAATGCCAACAATACGTCCTAATAAGCGCAGGCTTGCTAGTATATTCATGAAGAACTCTACCATAGAATGGCGAGTGTTTGAACAGAGAGTGAGGAAAGCAATTAGACAAACTAAGCATGTACAGACAAGGCCCAAGGCTAGAAGTGTTTACAGATATCCTAGGTGTAAAGAATGTATGTGCAGTACAGATTGA
- the LOC112705994 gene encoding subtilisin-like protease SBT2.4, protein MAKGNSVTSMVLPSSLTLLLMMSIFISIFVISITCFHDDEERHIYLVLLEGDGIAFQKGSHSQDSTTIDPNSLREETEAKHDEILQSALEDGSYKKLHSFKHMFNGFSVHTSRSQATRLRNLAGVKLVQRDNGAKLMTTHTPQFLSLPTGIWTQLGGPAHAGDGVVIGFVDSGINPTHPSFAYDPNLHPFTSNLSSFSSAECQFGPFFPASSCNGKIVSAKFFSAGAQAAVNLNASVDILSPFDAEGHGSHVASIAAGNGGVPVVVNGVFYGKASGMAPRARIAVYKAAYPSGSTLADVVAAMDQAVSDRVDILTVSVGPDEPPPDGTLTFLNMFEVAMLFARKAGVFVVQAAGNKGPYPSTVVSFSPWAMGVGASTTDRTYPAHLLLGNGQVLDGASLSGPGFGNGKVLQKLVLAKDALKKNGTFQHTPEYIEECQHPEAFDPNLVFARIVICTCSYGFYTGTSSFAAIVDTARTLGFSGFIYVANPRYGSYKPQAYPFALPSILISRVDDAKVISQYYEEHTKRDERGNFIESDAMAAIGEGRVASFTERSPVVSLFSSRGPDISNNRKSLADVLKPDVLAPGDQIWAAYSPMSVSNPMLRGHEFAILSGTSMATPHVAGIAALIKQYNPSWTPSMIASAITTTSTKFDNLGENIMAESYPIGTLHSSTPFECGAGIVNPNRANDPGLVLPSEFADYVSFLCSLPGIGQDTILATIGVPCNQSFSDPYDLNLPSVTISSLRGSASMRRTFINVGNKTETYLATVMPPFGTTVDLSPTWFTISPQGTQDLNIRLNVYATMKNFSFGEIVLTGNLNHIVRITLSVLPSLIY, encoded by the exons ATGGCTAAAGGGAATAGTGTTACCTCCATGGTTTTACCATCATCACTAACACTGTTACTGATGATGAGTATCTTCATTTCAATCTTTGTGATTTCCATTACTTGTTTTCATGATGATGAAGAGAGACACATATACTTGGTTCTATTGGAAGGAGATGGGATTGCTTTCCAAAAAGGTTCTCATAGTcaagattcaacaacaattgatCCCAACAG TTTGCGCGAGGAAACGGAAGCAAAACACGATGAAATTCTACAAAGCGCTCTGGAAGATGGAAGCTACAAGAAGCTCCACAGCTTCAAACACATGTTCAATGGGTTTTCCGTGCACACGAGCCGATCCCAGGCCACGAGGCTGAGAAACTTGGCCGGAGTGAAGCTTGTACAGAGAGACAACGGAGCCAAGCTTATGACAACCCACACTCCCCAGTTTCTAAGCTTACCCACTGGTATTTGGACGCAGCTTGGAGGACCCGCACACGCCGGCGACGGCGTTGTCATTGGTTTTGTTGACAGCGGCATCAACCCCACCCACCCTAGCTTCGCTTACGATCCCAACTTGCACCCTTTCACCTCtaacctctcttctttctcttccgcTGAGTGTCAGTTCGGTCCCTTCTTCCCTGCTTCTTCTTGCAATGGCAAGATTGTGTCTGCCAAGTTCTTCTCTGCTGGTGCCCAAGCTGCGGTGAACCTTAATGCTTCTGTCGACATCCTTTCACCCTTTGATGCTGAAGGACATGGCAG TCATGTTGCCTCTATTGCTGCTGGAAATGGTGGTGTTCCCGTTGTTGTGAACGGCGTCTTCTATGGGAAAGCTAGCGGTATGGCACCTCGTGCAAG GATTGCGGTTTATAAGGCTGCATATCCAAGCGGGTCAACTCTTGCAGATGTTGTTGCAGCTATGGATCAA gCTGTGAGTGATAGGGTGGATATATTAACAGTGTCTGTGGGACCAGATGAACCACCACCAGATGGCACATTAACCTTCTTAAACATGTTTGAGGTTGCCATGTTATTTGCAAGGAAAGCAGGAGTTTTTGTGGTCCAAGCTGCAGGGAACAAGGGTCCATATCCTTCAACTGTGGTCTCTTTTAGTCCCTGGGCCATGGGGGTTGGCGCTTCCACCACTGACAGAACCTACCCTGCTCATCTTCTTCTTGGGAATGGCCAAGTTCTAGATGGTGCTAGCCTATCAG GGCCAGGTTTTGGAAATGGAAAAGTTTTACAAAAGCTGGTGTTAGCCAAggatgcattgaaaaaaaatggaACATTCCAACACACTCCGGAATATATAGAAGAGTGCCAGCATCCAGAAGCTTTCGATCCAAACTTGGTGTTTGCAAGGATAGTTATCTGTACCTGCTCATATGGATTCTATACTGGAACCTCCTCTTTTGCTGCCATTGTTGATACAGCAAGGACTCTAGGATTCTCAGGTTTTATCTATGTTGCAAATCCAAGATATGGTAGTTACAAACCGCAGGCATATCCTTTTGCTCTTCCTTCCATATTGATCTCTCGTGTAGATGATGCCAAG GTTATATCACAATATTATGAAGAACATACCAAGAGGGATGAGAGAGGAAATTTCATAGAATCTGATGCCATGGCAGCTATAGGGGAAGGAAGAGTAGCCTCTTTCACGGAGCGATCGCcggttgttagtttattttcttcaaGGGGTCCGGATATCAGTAACAATAGAAAAAGTCTTGCTGATGTACTTAAACCTGATGTTCTTGCTCCAGGGGACCAAATATGGGCAGCTTATAGCCCCATGAGTGTCTCGAATCCCATGCTGAGAG GGCATGAATTTGCAATATTATCCGGTACCAGCATGGCCACACCTCATGTAGCCGGAATCGCAGCACTAATCAAGcaatataatccatcatggactCCATCTATGATAGCATCTGCAATAACCACAACCAGCACAAAGTTTGATAATCTTGGAGAGAATATAATGGCAGAAAGCTATCCCATAGGCACCTTGCATTCCTCCACTCCCTTTGAATGTGGGGCAGGCATTGTCAACCCTAACCGTGCCAATGATCCAGGCTTGGTTCTGCCATCAG AGTTTGCAGACTATGTCAGCTTCTTATGCTCTTTGCCCGGCATTGGCCAGGATACAATACTTGCAACCATAGGGGTACCTTGCAACCAATCATTTTCCGATCCATATGATCTAAACCTTCCTTCAGTAACAATATCTTCACTGAGAGGTTCAGCTTCTATGCGAAGAACTTTCATCAATGTGGGGAACAAAACGGAGACATATTTGGCCACTGTTATGCCTCCATTTGGAACTACTGTCGATCTGTCTCCAACTTGGTTTACCATAAGTCCGCAAGGAACACAAGATCTGAATATTCGACTCAATGTTTACGCAACCATGAAAAATTTCAGCTTTGGTGAAATTGTTTTGACAGGAAATTTGAATCACATTGTAAGAATAACGTTGTCAGTTTTACCTTCTTTAATATATTGA